In Fibrobacter sp., a single window of DNA contains:
- a CDS encoding zinc ribbon domain-containing protein: MFCPNCGKDLPEYAKFCDECGKRLANEEPQKTIIQNKNPFDESPTSSLHFEDQNGEESEKNSGIVGILWLLGGLLGFHDFYCGNLSKGITKAIFGTAGIILSVIHPVMAIAGGVAIIIDEILVIIDAYKIGKGQYMDKNDCYVKESWVWGLQLAVLIIVPIVILLVIIIPALFK; encoded by the coding sequence ATGTTTTGCCCTAATTGCGGAAAGGATCTTCCAGAGTACGCGAAATTCTGCGACGAATGCGGGAAACGCTTAGCCAACGAAGAACCCCAAAAGACTATTATACAAAATAAAAATCCTTTTGACGAATCCCCAACATCTAGTCTCCATTTTGAAGATCAAAATGGAGAAGAATCCGAAAAAAATTCCGGAATCGTAGGAATATTATGGCTGCTCGGAGGATTGCTTGGTTTTCATGATTTCTATTGTGGAAATTTATCAAAAGGCATAACTAAGGCCATATTTGGTACAGCAGGAATAATTCTTTCTGTAATACATCCTGTTATGGCAATTGCGGGTGGTGTCGCAATTATCATTGACGAAATACTTGTCATTATTGACGCTTATAAAATTGGAAAGGGACAATATATGGATAAAAATGATTGCTATGTCAAAGAATCGTGGGTATGGGGTTTACAGCTAGCAGTCCTTATTATCGTCCCGATAGTCATTTTGTTAGTAATCATTATCCCAGCATTATTTAAATAG
- a CDS encoding zinc ribbon domain-containing protein gives MICPKCMATNDADADKCRRCGSPLGAGNKCPHCGSKISTPVKFCTNCGKKLPEKCSYCSGILTENAKFCIHCGKKVK, from the coding sequence ATGATTTGTCCAAAATGTATGGCCACAAACGATGCTGATGCAGACAAATGCCGCCGATGCGGAAGCCCACTTGGAGCAGGAAACAAATGTCCCCATTGCGGTTCAAAAATTTCCACCCCAGTGAAATTTTGCACCAACTGCGGAAAAAAATTGCCCGAAAAATGTTCATATTGTTCAGGAATATTAACGGAAAACGCAAAGTTCTGCATCCATTGCGGGAAAAAAGTAAAATAG
- a CDS encoding alpha/beta hydrolase, whose translation MHYLIVPGYSNSGPTHWQTYWTKSLPDASRVYQHSWDHPLKADWVSTLDETVSGLKTDTILVSHSLGVVTTVHWLLEKAAKGGVPGNVKAVFLVAPADVDKLDLAKDFAPVPLQKLPVPSCVVASENDIYVTIERARQFADAWGSMFVDVGCLGHINADSNLGEWEQGRKLLAEFEKTLGL comes from the coding sequence ATGCATTACCTGATTGTCCCCGGATACAGCAATTCTGGACCTACCCACTGGCAAACCTACTGGACAAAGAGCCTGCCCGACGCAAGCCGTGTCTATCAGCACAGCTGGGACCATCCTTTAAAGGCGGATTGGGTGTCAACCCTTGACGAAACCGTGTCTGGCCTGAAAACGGATACCATTCTTGTGTCCCACAGCCTGGGGGTGGTCACTACGGTCCACTGGCTTTTGGAGAAGGCGGCAAAAGGCGGAGTCCCCGGCAACGTCAAGGCGGTTTTTCTTGTGGCGCCAGCCGATGTGGATAAGCTTGACCTCGCAAAAGATTTTGCGCCTGTACCCCTGCAAAAATTGCCCGTGCCCAGTTGCGTTGTGGCCAGCGAAAACGACATTTACGTGACCATCGAACGGGCCCGCCAGTTTGCAGATGCCTGGGGCTCTATGTTCGTGGATGTGGGATGCCTCGGGCACATCAATGCCGACTCCAACTTGGGCGAATGGGAACAGGGCCGCAAGTTGCTGGCCGAATTCGAAAAGACGCTAGGGCTGTAA
- a CDS encoding zinc metallopeptidase, with the protein MMFDPLYMSILLVTLVLSGAVSMLVKSRFAAGQKVRITSGLTGADVAKAILMDAGITDVKVLVHQGFLSDHYNPLNKTLNLSKEVYYGQNASAAGVAAHEVGHAIQHAQGYFPLWLRSFIVPAANIGSNLGPWLVILGIILMSAGRALGYSLAIVGVLLFAIATFFTLVTVPVEFDASSRAKKALARMDIVAQGREYNTVSGVLFAAGLTYVAAAVSSILQLLYWAYRAGLIGGRRD; encoded by the coding sequence ATGATGTTCGATCCTTTGTACATGTCCATATTGCTTGTGACCCTGGTGCTTTCCGGTGCCGTTTCCATGCTGGTCAAGAGCCGCTTTGCGGCGGGCCAGAAAGTCCGCATTACGAGCGGGCTTACCGGCGCCGACGTGGCCAAGGCTATTTTGATGGACGCGGGCATTACCGACGTGAAGGTCCTGGTGCATCAGGGATTTTTGTCGGACCATTACAACCCCCTGAACAAGACTCTGAACCTGTCCAAGGAAGTCTATTACGGCCAGAACGCCAGTGCCGCAGGCGTTGCCGCCCACGAGGTAGGCCACGCTATCCAGCACGCTCAGGGGTATTTCCCCCTGTGGCTCCGTTCCTTTATTGTCCCTGCGGCAAATATCGGCTCCAATTTAGGGCCCTGGCTTGTGATTCTCGGAATTATCCTGATGAGCGCCGGTCGGGCGCTGGGGTATTCTTTGGCCATTGTGGGCGTGCTGCTTTTTGCCATTGCGACGTTTTTTACCCTGGTGACCGTTCCTGTGGAATTTGACGCCTCCTCCCGCGCCAAGAAGGCCCTTGCCCGTATGGACATCGTGGCCCAGGGTCGGGAATACAACACCGTCTCTGGCGTGCTCTTTGCGGCGGGGCTTACCTATGTGGCTGCCGCCGTTTCCTCCATTTTGCAACTGCTCTACTGGGCGTATCGCGCCGGCCTTATCGGCGGGCGCAGGGATTAG
- a CDS encoding ABC transporter permease, which yields MVAVAEWKLFYTDAAAVLLLVVAGVLYAFYYPMPYKYQTVSKIPVAVVDMDHSKLSRELVQMADASQQVSVRQTFGQIHDAEESMASEEIYGFMVIPKGMEANLQKGENVVVNVFTHGAYVMLHGNISTAFSTCALTLGATTKVKRIALSKKVPAAQAMAMRDPIPLGIQTMYNNTGSYSNYVVPSVLVLILQQTLVIGLCLLGGARAHRKFRKLQRNTAHENEGLFYRYFGRSFAYFVHYCSFILFYHFVIYDVFDFPRRGEFLPMAVFTFIFLLAVINFGMVVSQVFLRRETSVQLFLYMSIPLLFLSNFSWPVELTPIWMKELSSFFPSTFAIPAWLAIEQRGAGVSDAATYLLPLATQAVFYMVLGLTLTHLRDGSRLKTGDM from the coding sequence ATGGTGGCCGTTGCGGAATGGAAACTGTTCTATACCGATGCGGCAGCAGTGCTTTTGCTGGTGGTGGCGGGCGTGCTCTATGCGTTCTATTACCCCATGCCCTACAAGTACCAGACCGTTTCCAAGATTCCCGTAGCCGTCGTGGATATGGACCACAGCAAGCTTTCTCGCGAACTCGTCCAGATGGCAGACGCTTCTCAGCAGGTGAGCGTGCGGCAAACCTTCGGCCAGATTCACGATGCCGAGGAATCCATGGCGAGCGAAGAAATATACGGCTTTATGGTCATTCCCAAGGGAATGGAGGCGAATTTACAGAAAGGCGAGAATGTGGTGGTCAACGTATTTACCCACGGCGCCTACGTGATGCTTCATGGAAACATCTCTACGGCGTTTTCCACCTGTGCCTTGACCCTCGGGGCAACAACCAAGGTCAAGCGAATCGCCCTTTCCAAGAAGGTTCCCGCCGCGCAGGCCATGGCCATGCGTGACCCGATTCCCCTGGGCATTCAGACCATGTACAACAATACGGGAAGTTATTCCAATTACGTTGTCCCTAGCGTGCTGGTGCTGATATTGCAGCAGACCTTGGTGATTGGCCTTTGCCTGCTTGGGGGCGCCCGCGCCCACCGCAAGTTCCGCAAGTTGCAACGCAATACCGCTCATGAAAATGAAGGCTTGTTCTATCGGTACTTTGGTCGCTCCTTCGCTTACTTTGTTCACTATTGCAGCTTCATTCTGTTTTACCATTTCGTGATCTACGATGTCTTTGACTTCCCCCGTCGTGGCGAATTCTTGCCCATGGCGGTATTTACCTTTATTTTCTTACTTGCTGTCATCAATTTCGGCATGGTGGTGTCCCAGGTGTTCTTGCGGCGCGAAACCAGCGTGCAGCTGTTCCTGTATATGTCCATTCCGCTTCTGTTCTTGTCCAATTTCAGTTGGCCTGTTGAATTGACCCCGATTTGGATGAAAGAACTTTCCAGCTTTTTCCCCTCGACTTTTGCCATTCCGGCGTGGCTTGCCATTGAACAGCGGGGTGCAGGCGTTAGCGATGCCGCTACCTACCTATTGCCTCTGGCGACCCAGGCGGTATTCTACATGGTTTTAGGCCTGACGCTTACCCACCTGCGGGACGGCTCCAGACTCAAGACCGGAGATATGTAG